A stretch of DNA from Rhizobium sp. EC-SD404:
AGGTGGTGCAGCCGACGGGATCGACCAAAATCAAGTCTAAGGACCGGGTCGTCATGTTTGCCCGCTCGCGCGACGTCCGCCATGTCGAACAGATGTTCCGCGTCAGCCTAGAATTCTTCTGACCGCCGATGCTCGGCGCGATTTATCTCCTTACCCTTGCCTCCGGTGGCGTTCTCGCTCTGCTCATTCCGGCGCTGCTGATCGCGCTTGCCGGTGGCGAATTCGCGTTGGCGGAGGATATGGCACTCGTCACCGCATTCGGCGCCTGCATCTGCACGATGGTGCTGGCCTCGCTGTCACAGCGGATCGGGCCGCTGGAGCGAGAGTTGAATTTCGTCTCTCTCGTCCTGGTCTGGATCGTCACGCCCATCACCGCCGCGCTCTGTATGATGGCGCTGGTCGGCCTCGGGTTCATGCAGGCCTGGTTCGAAGGCGTGTCGGCATTAACGACGGCTGGCGCGACCGTGCTGCAGCGTCAGAGTATGCCTACGGCGCTTCTGTTTTGGCGCTCATCGCTCGAATGGTATGGCGGTTTTCTGATTCTGGTCTCGATCATCCACGTTCTGGCCCCGGCGGGCTTCGGTGGGCTCAAGGCAAGTGCCAGACGCCGTGGATCAGGCGGTAGGGCCGACGGCCACTGGGGTGCGATCGCCGCTTATTCTTCCATCTTCTGGCAGTACGGAGCGCTGACGATCGCCATCGCGCTGATGCTTGTCATCGCCCGCGTTGAGCCGGCCAACGCGTTCATGCTCGCCATGATGAGCATCTCGACAGGCGGATTTCTGCCCTTCGAAGGTACACTCGACGAGCATATCGGCATGGGAGCCATCTTCGTTCTGGCGGTCGGCTTGTGCTTCGGGACGCTCAGCGTGTTCTGGCGCCGAAATATCCTGCGCAATCCAAGGCGTGTGCTGGCCGACAACCGCGAAGCAAAGATCGTGATCGTCGCGATCGTGGGATTGGGCGTCGTCTATGCCGCGCGCATATCAGAGGCATCGGGCTCGTTTTCGGTATCCGGCCTTCTCGCGTCGCTCGTGGAAGGATTTTTCACCGCGGCATCACTTATAGCGACAAGTGGAACGGAGACGCGTCCTGGCATATTCGGGCTCCTGCCATCCTTTCTTGTCCTATGCGTCGTGTTCGTAGGGGCAAGCGTCTATTCGACCTCGGGCGGCATCAAGGTCTATCGCCTTGCCACCATGTGGATCTTTGCCAAGGCCGAGCTGAACCGTCTGATCTATCCAAGCGCAGTCGCCCCATCGAAATTCGGGCGCGACCACATCGGCGATGATTCCATCCGCGCCGTTTGGTCTTATTTTGTCCTGGCGCTGCTTTGCATCGCCACTGGAACGGTTCTGATCACCGCAACCGCAGCCAATTTCGAAGGCGGGCTGGCGATGGCGGTAACATTTTTTGCAGGAGCAAGCCCTGCCTACGAAGCGCTGATCCCGATCGAGGCGGAGAGCTCTCAGGCCATGGCTGACTCATGGCCCGCCTTCGAGGCGCTGCCGGCGACGGCGCTTCTTCCGGCCATCGTGCTCATGACGATCGGCAGGCTTGAAGTGCTCATCGTCTTCGCCGTAATCAACATCAAATATTGGCTGCAGCGCTGAATCATCCGCAGCAACCTGAAAGGGAATTCGATCATGTCGCGCATCGCCTATGTGAACGGACGCTATCTGCCCCATGGCGCGGCTGCTGTGCACGTGGAAGACCGCGGCTATCAGTTTGCCGATGGCGTCTATGAGGTCTGTGAGGTCCGTCAGGGCTTCATTGTCGACATGACCCGCCATCTCGATCGGCTAGCGCGGTCGCTCAGCGAACTGCAGATGGACTGGCCGCTTGGCCGGGACGCGTTCAAGCTGGTGCTGCGCGAAGTCGTGCGCCGCAACCGCGTGCGCAACGGGCTCGTCTACCTGCAGGTCACCCGCGGCGTCGCGCGCCGTGATCATGTGTTTCCCAACGCGACCACCATGCCGTCGCTCGTCGTGACGGCAAAGAAGACCGACCCCCGCGTCGTGCGGGCAAAGGTCGAGAAGGGGATCAGCGTCATCACCGTGCCCGAAAACCGCTGGGATCGCGTCGACATCAAGACTGTCGGCCTCCTGCCCAACGTGCTGGCCCGGCAAAAGGCCAAGACCCAAGGGGCGCAGGAGGCGATTTTCGTGGATGCGGACGGGACCATCAAGGAAGGTGCCGCCACCAATGTCTGGATCGTCAGCGAAGACGGGATCTTGATGACCCGACCGGCAGACCACGGCATCCTGCGCGGCATCACCCGGGCCACGGTCATGGATGTCGCGGCCAAGCTCGATCTCAAGGTGGAGGAGCGCGCGTTCACAGTCGAGGAAGCCAAGCGCGCGCGGGAAATGTTCCTGACGGCTGCAACCTCCGTCGTCATACCGATCGTGACGCTGGACGGAACCACCATTGCCAACGGACACCCCGGCACCATGTCAGCGGAAATGCGGGATGCCTTTTTTGACGTTGCAGAAAAGACACCAACCTGATACCACCAAGGGAATAGGGGACCTTCACACTTCTCTTTTTTAGCATATTTTCAAAGGGTTACAGTGTGACGATTATCCGGCCCGGTCGAGGTCGGCAAAAAAGAAAGATGCGGCGCCATGGCGGAACGTTCTCAAAATTTGCAGGACCTGTTTCTCAACACCGTTCGCAAGCAGAAGATTTCCCTGACGATCTTTTTGATCAATGGGGTCAAGCTGACCGGTGTCGTGACGTCCTTCGATAATTTCTGCGTACTCCTGCGCCGAGACGGGCATTCGCAGCTCGTTTACAAACATGCGATTTCAACGATCATGCCGGGCCAGCCGCTTCAGATGTTCGAGAGCGACGACAGTGCCGGCAGTGGATCGTGACCAAGGCTGATTGATCATCAGACAGCGTGATAAAGACGAGAAGGCCGACGATACGCCGAAGCGGAAGCTTCGTGACGATAAGCGCGCCTTCGTGCTCGTACCAATCCTGAAACGTGACACGCGGGGCGATAAGTCCGGCTCGGTCGAACGCTCCGACGAGGCGCGTCTCGAAGAAGCCGTGGGGCTTGCCCGCGCGATCAATCTCGAGATCGTGCATGCGGCCGTGGTGTCGGTCGCCAAGCCGCAGCCGGCGACGCTGCTCGGCAGCGGCAAGGTCGAAGAGATCGGCGGCATGCTCGACAGCCTCGATGCTGGCCTCGTCATCGTCGATCACCCGCTGACACCCGTCCAGCAGCGCAATCTCGAGCGGGAATGGCATGCGAAGGTCATCGACCGCACGGGCCTCATTCTCGAAATCTTCGGCAGCCGCGCATCGACGCGGGAAGGCGTGCTGCAGGTCGAACTCGCACATCTGAACTATCAGAAGGGCCGTTTGGTTCGCAGCTGGACCCACCTTGAGCGCCAGCGTGGATCGACGAGCTTCATCGGCGGTCCTGGCGAAACGCAGATCGAAGCCGACCGCCGCATCCTTCAGGACAAGATCATCAAGCTGGAGCGGGAGTTGGAGCAGGTGCGCCGCACCCGCCAGCTTCACCGTGCCAAGCGCAAGAAGGTGCCGCATCCGATCGTTGCGCTCGTCGGCTATACGAATGCCGGCAAGTCCACGCTCTTCAACAGCATCACCGGCGCATCGGTAATGGCGCAGGACATGCTGTTTGCGACGCTGGACCCGACGCTTCGGCGCATGAAACTGCCCAAGGGCAGGGCGGTGATCCTGTCCGACACGGTGGGTTTCATCTCGAACCTGCCGACCCATCTGGTGGCCGCCTTCCGCGCGACGCTCGAAGAAGTGCTGGAAGCCGATCTCGTGCTCCATGTGCGCGACATCGCCGACCCGGATACGGGCGCCCAGGCTGAGGATGTACGTGCGATCCTCGAACAGCTCGGTCTTGGTGGCGAAGACGCTATCTCCCGTGCGCCGATCATCGAGGTCTGGAACAAGATCGACCGGCTTGCGCCGGAAGCTGCAACCGCCGTCAGCGAGAAGGCTGCCACTATGGCCGATACGGTCGTCGTGTCCGCCATCACGGGCGAGGGCGTTGATCGTCTCCTGTCGAAAGTCGAAGAGGCCCTTTCCGGCCAGACGATCGAACGTCAGGTTGTTATCGGAACCGAGGACCAGGCGACGCTGTCGTGGCTTTATGAGCACGCAAACATCCGCAATCGTGTCGACAACGACGATGGCACGGTCTCACTCGACGTCGAGGTTACGGAGCACGATTTCCGGGATCTTGAGATTCGCCTGAGCAGTCATTCGGAAGAATGAAGCTCTGATGGTCTCCGGCTGAAAGGCGAGATCGTTCGTCGTCAGCCGCGCTCGATCTGTTTTGCCTGCTGCCACAGCGCTTCCATGCGCTCCAGCCCGGCGTCGGCAAGCGCGACGCCATCGGCATCCAATGTCCGTTCGATATGACCGAAACGGCGCCGAAACTTTGTATTGGTGTCACGCAGTGCCTGCTCGGGATCCACGTCGAGCTGTCGGGCGAGATTGGCCATCGCGAAAATCAGGTCGCCGATCTCGTCCTTCACCGCTTCGGGGCGACCGCCGGCCAGGGCTTCGCGCAGCTCGGCGATTTCTTCCTCGATCTTGTCGAGCACAGGTTCAGGATCAGCCCAGTCGAAGCCTACTTTCGAAGCCTTCTGCTGAAGCTTCAGGCCTTCGGTCAATGCGGGTAGGGCGCGGGGAACACCATCCAGCAGCCCTTCCCGGTCCGTCGCTGGCAGTCCACGGGCTGCCCGATTTTCCGCTTTCGCGGCCTGTTCGGCAGCCTTGATCTCATCCCAAGTCGCCTTGACGGCCGCAGCGTCGGACGCCTCACGATCCGCAAAGATATGCGGATGGCGTCGGATCATCTTGGCCGTGATGGCACGCACGACTTCGCCAAAATCGAACGACTGTTCTTCCTCGGCCATGCGCGCGTGAAAGACGACTTGCAGAAGAAGATCGCCCAGCTCGTCGCAGAGATCGTCGCGATCACCGCGCTCGATGGCGTCGGCCACCTCGTAAGCTTCTTCGATCGTATAGGGCTTGATCGTCTCGAAGGACTGCTTGATGTCCCACGGGCAGCCGGTCTGTGGATCCCGAAGCCGAGCCATGATGTCGAGAAGGGCGGCGATGTCGCGTGAGGGCTGCATGAGAGATGTGTAGCGCAGCATCTCTGTCCGGGCACAGCATGATCTTTGCCAGCCGCAAATTTCCACAGGCCAGCCGCGCCAATAACGGACACATCAAAATCGCATAAGATATATTATGGAACTAGAAGGTTTATGCGACTTGTGACTGGGTGGGCGATTTAAATCAACCGATCAATGTGATGCGGCGCTTTTCTGATTCACATTCAGAGCTGTCGCACCGATAGCCTGCCGCAGTTGCCGGGGGTCGACAGCAAAGACACTGTTCGGCCTGCCTGCCGCGGCATAAACAATCCCAAAGCCATCAAGCACGCGATCCATCCAGATGCTCGGCTTCGTCAGATGTCCGATCGGCGCAACGCCACCGATCGCGAATCCGGTTTCGTCGCGAACCCGGCGCGGATCGCACCGGCGAAGGTCGAGGCCATGATGGCTGCGCAGGAAATCGAGATCCACATTGTGACGACCTGACACGAGTAGCAGGACGATCTCGCCAGCTCCACTGTCTTCGAAGACGAGCGATTTGACGATCTGAGCCACGTCACAACCGCAAGCCGCCGCAGCTTCTTCTGCCGTGCGTGTCGAGGCGTCGAGCGTGCGGATTTCGATTGCCAGTCCGAGTTCGGCGGCGTCTGCCGCAACCCTGTCGATGCTCGCCATCTTGGCTCGAGAAGCGTTATTGGTCACCTGTTCCATTCCTCCAGCGAGAAGTCCCGTTCAAAGCGCAGCAGATCGAACGCTGGCGTCACGTTGTCCGGCGTCTCTCTGTCGACGGTCGCGTAGTCCATCGGGATATGCATATGTGTCAGATAGGTCTGACGCGGCTTGAGCCGCTCGATCCAGGACATCGCCTGAGTTAGCGACAGATGGCTCGGATGCTCGCGATACTGGAGCGCATCGATGATCAGAACGTCGAGATTCTGAAGTTTCGAGACGGTTTCGTCCGGGAAGTCGCTGATATCGCAGCAATAAGCTACGTCACCGATCCGGAAACCCAACGATTGGATAGACCCGTGGATTTGTCGGAGCGGCCTGAATTCGATATCCCCACCGGCACCTGAGATCACGATCGGCCGATCGTCATCCTCGATCAGAACAGGCATGACGATCGGCGGATAATCGCTGCCTTCCGGCGTCTCGATGCAATAGGCAAAACCTTCGTGGATCCGTCTCAGCGTGAACGCGTCGGCATGGATCGGCATGCGCCGCCGTGCAGACAGCGCGAATATCCGCAGATCATCGATGCCGTGGATGTGGTCCGCATGCGGATGGGTGTAGATCACGGCATCGAGTGCGCGAACCTCGGCCGCAATCATCTGAGCGCGGAAATCCGGTCCGGTATCGATGACCACGGTCGTGCGGCCACCATCCTCTGCAATCTGTTCGATCAGGAACGAAGCGCGGGTACGCCGGTTTTTCGGCTCGCTGGGATCGCAAGCGCCCCAGTCGCCGTCGATGCGCGGCGTCCCGGGCGAAGAGCCGCATCCAAGAATGGTGAACCGCCTGCGCACCATGCGGTCGGTCATTCGCTGTTGGCAGCAATGGCGGGCATGCGCGAAAACACTCTCAACACGTTTTCCGTCGTCTGTTTGGCCAGGACATCGACGCTGATACCTTTGACCTCCGCGAGCACGCGCGCCGTCTCGACGACATAAGCTGGCTCGTTGCGTTTTCCACGATAAGGCTGAGGCGCCAGATAAGGTGCGTCCGTTTCGACGAGCAACCGGTCGATCGGCACCGTTTTGGCGATTGCACGCAGCGCTTCGGATTTCTTGAAGGTGAGAATGCCCGAAAACGACACGTAGCCGCCAAGCGCCACGCCGACTTCTGCGAGGCGCGCGCCGGAAGAGAAGCAATGCAGGATGAACGGGAAGGCGCCCTTCCCGCTTTCCTCTTCAAGGATCGCGATCATATCGTCGTCTGCGTTGCGTGCATGGATCACGAGCGGCAGCCCAGTTTGGCGCGACGCAGCGATGTGTCGGCGAAAGCCCCGAGCCTGAAGGTCGCGTGGTGCCTTGTCGTAGAAATAGTCAAGGCCGGCTTCGCCCATCGCAACGACTTTGGGATGCCGCGAGAGTTCGATCAGTTCTTCGGTCGTGACATCCTGTTCTTCGGCCGCGTTGTGCGGGTGGGTGCCGACAGAACAGAACACGTTTTCGTAGGCCTCCGCCAGCGCACGGATGCCGTCGAAGCGGCGCACGCGCGTCGAGATCGTGACGAGCCGACCGACGCCGGCCACCCGTGCGCGCTCCACTATGGCGTCGCGCTCCTCGGCAAAATCGGGAAAGTCGAGATGGCAATGGCTATCGATAAGCATTCCCACGCCTCATGCTTGTTTTTGACGATCCGGCGCTCAGACGCTTTCGGGCGCCACGTAGCGCGGAAAGACACCCGATGGTGTCGGCAACGCAGTGCCGCTCACCAACCGTCCGGCATCGCCCAACTGCGCGAAGTCGCGCGCGTCTTCGCCGACCGCCAGGAGATCCAGCAGCTTTGCGGCTGATTGCGGCATGAAGGGCTGGCAGAGAATGGCCACCTGCCGGATGACCTCGATCGTGACATAGAGCACGGTTTCCATGCGCGCCGGATCGGTCTTGCGCAGCGCCCATGGTTCTTCACCGGCGAAATAGCGGTTGGCATCGGAAACGACTGTGAACACGCGGGCCAATGCCTTGTGGATCGCCTGCGCATTCATGTCGTCGCGGACCGGCTCCAGAAGCGCATCGGCGGCAGACAGAATCTCACGGTCGTTGGCCGACAGCTCGCCACAAGCCGGCACCCTGCCCTCGCAGTTCTTAGCGATCATCGACAGCGACCGCTGGGCCAGATTGCCGAGATCGTTGGCAAGATCGGCATTGGTGCGCGTCGCGATCGCGTCCTCGCTGTAGTTGCCGTCCTGCCCGAACGGCACCTCTCGCAGCAGGAAGTAGCGTACCTGGTCCAGCCCGAAATGCGTGACGAGATCGAACGGATCGACGACGTTGCCGACCGATTTGGACATCTTCTCCCCGCGATTGAAGACGAAGCCATGGGCATAGACGCGCTTCGGTAGAGGCAGGCCAGCCGACATCAAAAATGCCGGCCAATAGACCGCATGGAAGCGGATGATGTCCTTGCCGATGATGTGGATGTCCGCAGGCCAGAAAGCCGCTCTCTCACTGTTTTCATCGGGATAGCCCGTTGCGGTGATGTAGTTTGTGAGGGCGTCGACCCACACATACATCACGTGCCGCTCGTCGCCGGGAACCTTGATGCCCCAATCGAACGTCGTGCGCGACATGGACAGGTCCTTGAGCCCGCCCTTCACGAAGGAGATGACCTCGTTGCGTCGTTCGGCCGGGCCGATGAAGTCGGGGTTCTCCTCGTAGTGCTTCAGCAATGGTTCGGCGAAGGCCGAGAGCTTGAAGAAATAGCTCTCCTCTTCGACCCATTCGACGATCGTCCCCTGCGGCCCGTAGCGCTGGCCATCGGCGCGCAGTTCGGTCTCGCCTTCCTGGTAATAGGCCTCGTCACGGACCGAGTACCAGCCGGAGTAGACATCCTTGTAGAGGTGACCGGCGGCCTCCATCCGCTGCCAGATGTCCCGGCAGGCGGCATGGTGACGCTCTTCGCTCGTGCGGATGAAATCATCATTCGACGCGTTGAGAAGTTCGCCCATCTTCTTGAATTCGGACGAATTCCGGTCTGCAAGCTCTTGCACGTCCATCTCGAGCTTGCGCGCAGTCTGCAGCATCTTCTGGCCGTGCTCGTCCGTCCCGGTGAGGAACAGGACGTCCTTGCCGTCATGGCGCTGGAAGCGCGCCAAGGCATCGGTCGCGATCAACTCGTAGGCATGGCCGATATGCGGCTTCGCATTCGGATAGGAAATGGCGGTCGTGATGTAGAAGCGATTGTTCTTGTTCATGGCGTCGGGATCGAGCGGTTCCATTGCGTTTGTGGCGTCTTAGGACAAAAGCCCGGTCATGGCCATGGCTGAGCGGCCTCGATCAGCACGCCCAGCAGTGAAAGCATCGTTTGCTTCCGGTCGAGATTGTAGGCCTGAGCCGTCTGCAGGTCACGGGAGGCCCGCTCGGCGGCCTCTGCCTGCCGCGCGGCACGGGCAGTCATGCCCTGAACGCCGGAGTCGTGCGCCATGTCGCCAAGGCGTGCCAGCGCATAGTCGCTGAAGAAACCGTAGGCCTCCTCACGCTCTCGCGCGGCCAGCGTATCGGCCAGCGCGTGCATGTCGCGGCGCGAGGCGTCCTTGCCGGCCTGGAGGAGCTTTTCGAGGGCGTCGATGAGATCCAGCCCTCCATAGTTCAGCATCATGATCGCACGGCGCAGGCTGCCTTCCGAGCGCAGAGCAACTTTCTCGATCACCGCAGCGTCGAGACTGGCACCGACCGGCAGCCGACGCAGTCCCGCAGCCACCTCTTCGGGAAAGAGCTGTGTGAGGCGAAGCGTCAGGCATCGAGACCGGATGGTGGGCAGGAGCCTGCCGGGCGCATGGGAAACCACGAGGAACATCGCCCGCGCCGGCGGCTCCTCGAGCATCTTGAGGATCGCGTTCGCGGCGGACCGATGCAGATCGTCGGCCGGATCGACAATGACGATGCGCCATCCGCCGGTTCCGGATGTCTGCTGCAGGAAGCGCCCTGCCCGCCGAACTTCGTCCACGGTGATTGCGCTCTTCACGCGGCCGGTCTTCTCGTCGACCGGACGCGTAAGATGCAAAAGGTCGTGGGAAGCGCCGGAAGCGACCTGGCGAAAGACTGAAGATGCGGGGTCGGGAACGGCAAGCGTCTCGGGGGCCTTCGCCGGATCGGGATAAGTCAGGACGTGCTGCGCGAAATGGAACGCGAGCGTTGCCTTGCCGATGCCTTCCGGGCCCTCGATCAGCACCGCGTGGTGAATGCGTCCGCTGCGATAGGCCTGCGCAAGGAACGCGGCCGCGTCGTGATGCCCGACAAGACCGGGATTCTCACGAGGGCTGATCCCGCCATCAAGGCCGTCAGCGTCAGAGGTCAAGATCTGGCACTCCCTTGGCGGCGATCCATGCGATGCAGTTGAAGATCGACCAGGGCAAGAATGTCTGCCGTCACGTCGGAAAGCGGCTGCGTTCCGTCGACGATCTTGCAGCGGTCCGGTTCGGCCAGCGCGATATCGAGAAACGCCTGGCGCCGCATCTCATGCGTTGCCACAGCCTCCTTCTCGAACCGGTCGGGCGCCACCTGGTCGCCGGCTCTTTGCGCCGCACGCTGCAGGCCTGTCGCGGCGGGAACGTCTATGACGATGGTGAGATCCGGGATCAATCCGTTGACGGCGATCCGTTCGAGTGCCTTGACGAATTGCGGCTCGAGATTGCCCGTCACGCCCTGGTAAACACGCGTCGAATCCATGAACCGATCGCAAAGCACGATCGTCCCCCGCGCGACGGCCGGCCGGATGACCTCTTCGACGTGGTCGCTACGCGCCGCCGCAAAGAGCGTCGCTTCCATGCGAATGCCGAATTCCTCGGCGGCGCCCGACAGGAGCACGTGCCGCACGGCTTCGGCGCCGGGTGAACCGCCCGGTTCGCGCGTTGCGAGAACGTCGTATCCGCGTAGCGTCAACGTTTCCCTCAAAGCTCGAACCTGTGTGGACTTGCCGGTGCCCTCGCCGCCTTCGAACGTGATGAATATGCCGCGGCGTTCGGACAAGATGGGCGTTACCTGAAGAAGTTCATGTGGCAAGCCCGGAAGCTCGGGCCGATCCCGGGTGTCTTAACGGAATTCCACCCGGCGGTGAACCGCCTTTAGAACGGCCCTGTGCGTTGATGCGGCTACATCCAGCCGAGCAGCAATTCCTGCAGCGCGTCGAGAGCCTGCCGGTGGATGGGCCCCTCGCCGACCGCAGCCGCCGCATAGAGCGGGGTTTCCTGGCTGAGCGTCTCGCCGATCCAGACGCGAAGATGTCCGACCTGTGCGCCCTCTTCGAGCGGCGCTTCTAGCGGCCAGTCATAGACGATCCGCGCCGACAGCCGGTCGGCATTGGCTGCCGGCACGAAGATGTCGATCGGGCCCTTGGCCTTCAGCGGCACGGAGCCGCCTTCCCCACCATAGACGCTCGCCCAGCCGACGACTTCGTCGGCTGCAAAAACCGGACGACGCTCGAAGGCGCGCATGCCCCATTCCAGGATCTTGCGCGCTTCCTCGGCGCGCTCCCGCTCGGTCGCCATTCCGCTCATGGCGAGAAAAAGCCGTCGACCATCCCGGTCGATCGAGGAGACGATGGCGTAGCCAGATTCTTCCGTGTAGCCGGTCTTCAGGCCGTCGACGCCGATATTTGCGTTCAGCAGCGGGTTGCGGTTGGACTGACGGATATCGTTCCAGGTGAAATCGGGCTGCGAATAGAAGCGATAATATTCAGGATAAGCCGCTTGGATATGCCGTGCCAGCACGACGAGCTCGCGCATGGTTACGCGGGCATCCGGATGCGGCAGACCCGTCGCATTGCCGAAGACGGACGTTTCCATGCCCAATTGTCGGGCGCGCTCGGTCATCAGGCCCGCGAAGTTCGGCTCCGAACCTGCCATGCCTTCGGCAATCACGATGCATGCATCGTTGCCGGACTGGACGATGACGCCCTGGATAAGGTCTTCCAGACGAATGGAGGACCCGAGTTCCGCAAACATAGTCGATGTGCCGGAAATAGCGCCGCCCGTCCGCCAGGCGTTTTCAGAAACGACGAACTCGTCGTTCATCGAAAGGCGGCCCGACTTGATGGCGCTGAAAACGAGTTCCATCGTCATCAGCTTGGCGAGAGATGCCGGAGGAACGGCTTCGTTTTCGTTCTTGGCGTAGAGGACCGTGCCTGTTTCAGCCTCGACCAGATAGGCCTGCTTGGCGCGTGTCTCGAACAGCTGAGCATGCGCTAAACCCATGCATGCCACCCAGAGGATGACGCTGAAACCGATCACACGTGCGAAATCATTGGTCGAACGAGCCATGCCGCCACCCCAGTCCAAAGGCATCCCTACCGAGACTGAGCGTAGCAAGCGGAACGACCCCGATCAATAAATCCTCGGGGCACGTTTCCGATTTATGGGTAACGGGTAGGTCAGCAAGCCTTAACGGCTGGCAGCCGTCCGGTTTTTCCAGGCGCCGATGATCGTTTCCACCGACAAGACGGCATCATCGTCGACCAGAACCGTATCGAAGGCGCCGGAAGCCGCCTGCAGACGATTTTCCGCATAGGCCGACACCGAAACACGTTCCGTCTTCGCAGTCTCGAACGAAGGCCGCTCGGGCAGAACGGGACCGATATCGGGCAACGTCAGAACAACGGCAAGAGCCTCGCCACCGACGGGTGCTACGGCAGGCGCTGCAGTCGCGTCGAGCGTCTGCGCGGCGATGTTGGTCGACTCGATCTGCTGTGCGACAGGTGCTGCTGGCGCTTCCGTAGACGCTGTTGGTTCAGCTGCCGGCTGAAGCAACTGCTGCTGCGCCATCTGGGCGTCGCTCATGACACCCGGCACGCCGCTTGCTGCGCCGCTGTTCATCGCCAGCATCACGCCGGATGCGATCTGGCCTTCGGGGGCGACCGTGGGGCCATTCTCGCCAGGACGGCGATAGGACGCCATCAGAAACGGCATGTCGTGGCCGTCCAACTCGGCTGGACCGACATATTCGACGTTGACGCTGGCGACGCCGTCATTCTTGAAATCAAGCAGATCGGCTGCCTTGCTCGAAACGTCGATGATCCGTCCGCGGGTAAACGGTCCGCGGTCGTTCACTCTCACCATCACGGAATGGCCGTTCTCTTCGTTCGTCACGCGCGCATAGCTCGGCAATGGGAAGGTGGGATGCGCCGCGGAAAGATGGTGCTGATCGTAGACTTCACCATTGGCCGTGCGTCGACCGTGGAAATTAGGTCCGTACCAGGACGCCAATCCGGAGCGATTGTAGTCGGGATCCTCGGCCGGCGTGTACCATTTACCAGCTATTTGATAGGGTTTTCCCACCATCTGGCGTCCGCCGCCTTTAGGGACCGAAAGCGCTGTCGTAACGCGTGTGCTCGCTGGCACGCCATATTCTGCTTCGGTGAATGGCGGCGCCGTATCGATTTTAGCCTGCTGAACGATCGGCTCGGAAGTGGCGGTGCTGTCGCCGGTCGTCGTGCATGCCGCCGTCGAAAGGCCGAGGAAGCAGAGGGTCACGACGCGGCTTACGCCCAACGAACGAAACGATGCTGCTTGCGCGCTGTCGTTGCTGTGTCGATGCGCCCCCGCACCAGATGGTCTTTTTGAATTGGTCAAGCCGCCTCTCGTCCCGCAAAGTCTGCCACCAGAGCGCCGTAAAATACACCGGCGGCTCGGCGACACAACGTCCCCACGTTCTCGGTCGCCTAAATCCCGGTCAATCATGGCAGAAATGAGAAGGGCGCGGCCACATTTGCGACCGCGCCCCGCGACAAAATCTACGAAATCTAACTAGCTCTCGATGCGAGCGCTGCCGCTCTGACCATCATCTCTAACCCACGTAATGGTCGCATCGCCGGTCTTTTCGATGGTGAAACAGGACACTTCGCCCTTGTACCATGTGGGAAATTGCTGGCAGAGATTTGCGCCCTCCACCCACCATTTCCCGGTCTCGCGCGGGGCGAAGAAGCGGGCGAGGCCCAACTCGGATCCATCTCCGGTGACGGTGCCATCCACATTGTAAATCAAGGGAAATTCACCGCCATAAGGGGTCGAGAGATAGACCCGTTTCCCCGATATCAGCGTTTCCAGTCCATTGCCCTCGACGGGCTCTTGTGCCGAGGCGACGCTCAAGAGCAAGGCCGACGATAGGGTCGCAAAGGCGACCAGCTTG
This window harbors:
- a CDS encoding MBL fold metallo-hydrolase; protein product: MTDRMVRRRFTILGCGSSPGTPRIDGDWGACDPSEPKNRRTRASFLIEQIAEDGGRTTVVIDTGPDFRAQMIAAEVRALDAVIYTHPHADHIHGIDDLRIFALSARRRMPIHADAFTLRRIHEGFAYCIETPEGSDYPPIVMPVLIEDDDRPIVISGAGGDIEFRPLRQIHGSIQSLGFRIGDVAYCCDISDFPDETVSKLQNLDVLIIDALQYREHPSHLSLTQAMSWIERLKPRQTYLTHMHIPMDYATVDRETPDNVTPAFDLLRFERDFSLEEWNR
- a CDS encoding TatD family hydrolase, coding for MLIDSHCHLDFPDFAEERDAIVERARVAGVGRLVTISTRVRRFDGIRALAEAYENVFCSVGTHPHNAAEEQDVTTEELIELSRHPKVVAMGEAGLDYFYDKAPRDLQARGFRRHIAASRQTGLPLVIHARNADDDMIAILEEESGKGAFPFILHCFSSGARLAEVGVALGGYVSFSGILTFKKSEALRAIAKTVPIDRLLVETDAPYLAPQPYRGKRNEPAYVVETARVLAEVKGISVDVLAKQTTENVLRVFSRMPAIAANSE
- the metG gene encoding methionine--tRNA ligase, with protein sequence MNKNNRFYITTAISYPNAKPHIGHAYELIATDALARFQRHDGKDVLFLTGTDEHGQKMLQTARKLEMDVQELADRNSSEFKKMGELLNASNDDFIRTSEERHHAACRDIWQRMEAAGHLYKDVYSGWYSVRDEAYYQEGETELRADGQRYGPQGTIVEWVEEESYFFKLSAFAEPLLKHYEENPDFIGPAERRNEVISFVKGGLKDLSMSRTTFDWGIKVPGDERHVMYVWVDALTNYITATGYPDENSERAAFWPADIHIIGKDIIRFHAVYWPAFLMSAGLPLPKRVYAHGFVFNRGEKMSKSVGNVVDPFDLVTHFGLDQVRYFLLREVPFGQDGNYSEDAIATRTNADLANDLGNLAQRSLSMIAKNCEGRVPACGELSANDREILSAADALLEPVRDDMNAQAIHKALARVFTVVSDANRYFAGEEPWALRKTDPARMETVLYVTIEVIRQVAILCQPFMPQSAAKLLDLLAVGEDARDFAQLGDAGRLVSGTALPTPSGVFPRYVAPESV
- a CDS encoding DNA polymerase III subunit delta', yielding MTSDADGLDGGISPRENPGLVGHHDAAAFLAQAYRSGRIHHAVLIEGPEGIGKATLAFHFAQHVLTYPDPAKAPETLAVPDPASSVFRQVASGASHDLLHLTRPVDEKTGRVKSAITVDEVRRAGRFLQQTSGTGGWRIVIVDPADDLHRSAANAILKMLEEPPARAMFLVVSHAPGRLLPTIRSRCLTLRLTQLFPEEVAAGLRRLPVGASLDAAVIEKVALRSEGSLRRAIMMLNYGGLDLIDALEKLLQAGKDASRRDMHALADTLAAREREEAYGFFSDYALARLGDMAHDSGVQGMTARAARQAEAAERASRDLQTAQAYNLDRKQTMLSLLGVLIEAAQPWP
- the tmk gene encoding dTMP kinase, which gives rise to MSERRGIFITFEGGEGTGKSTQVRALRETLTLRGYDVLATREPGGSPGAEAVRHVLLSGAAEEFGIRMEATLFAAARSDHVEEVIRPAVARGTIVLCDRFMDSTRVYQGVTGNLEPQFVKALERIAVNGLIPDLTIVIDVPAATGLQRAAQRAGDQVAPDRFEKEAVATHEMRRQAFLDIALAEPDRCKIVDGTQPLSDVTADILALVDLQLHRMDRRQGSARS